A genomic region of Prionailurus bengalensis isolate Pbe53 chromosome D1, Fcat_Pben_1.1_paternal_pri, whole genome shotgun sequence contains the following coding sequences:
- the LOC122483938 gene encoding cytochrome c oxidase subunit 8A, mitochondrial has translation MSVLTPLLLRGLTGLTRRLPVQRAQIHSKPPQEQLGTMEVAIGLTSCFVCFLLPSGWVLSHLESYKKRE, from the exons ATGTCTGTACTGACCCCGCTGCTGCTGAGGGGCCTGACAGGCCTAACCCGGCGGCTCCCGGTGCAGCGTGCTCAGATCCATTCCAAGCCTCCGCAGGAGCAGCTGGGGACCATG GAAGTCGCCATCGGGCTCACCTCCTGCTTCGTGTGTTTCCTCCTGCCGTCGGGCTGGGTCCTGTCACATCTGGAGAGCTACAAGAAGCGGGAGTGA